From a region of the Lactuca sativa cultivar Salinas chromosome 4, Lsat_Salinas_v11, whole genome shotgun sequence genome:
- the LOC111901844 gene encoding uncharacterized protein LOC111901844 → MKTRKLFGISLSLIIINLAAIVERTDENLLPSVYKELSETFNVGPSDLGYLMFMRNFFQGLASPMAGILVLTYDRPRVLAMGTLCWALSTGALGGSRYFSQLALWQIVNGFGLAIVIPSLQSFIADTYSDKVRGTGFGLLNLVGKVGGIGGGAVAMIMAGHEFWGVPGWRFAFLMISALSCVIASLVFMFVVDPKRLVAVDPDRNELLEGNRDSRSSSVWIESWIAMKGVMKVKTFQIIVLQGLVGSIPWTAMVFFTLWFQLIGFDHQQVATLFSLFGAGCSLGSLMGGIIADRLSQIYPHTGRIMCAQFSAIMGIPYTFFLLRVIPQSVNSYQIYAITLFLMGLTISWNGTAANAPMFAEVVPAKHRTMIYAFDRAFEGSFSSFAAPIVGILAERIYGYDPKSVDPVAGSTREALALSKALFSMMAVPFGMCSLFYTPLYRFFRLDRDNVRMAIQKEEEMI, encoded by the exons ATGAA GACGCGAAAACTTTTTGGGATTTCTCTTTCTCTCATAATCATCAATTTAGCCGCCATAGTAGAGCGTACAGACGAAAATCTGCTTCCATCTGTATACAAAGAACTCAGCGAAACATTCAATGTGGGTCCCTCCGATTTGGGCTACTTAATGTTCATGAGAAACTTTTTTCAAGGTCTGGCATCTCCGATGGCCGGAATCTTGGTTTTAACCTACGACCGCCCTAGAGTTCTTGCAATGGGCACCCTTTGCTGGGCGTTATCCACCGGCGCGTTAGGTGGCAGTCGCTATTTCAGTCAACTCGCTTTATGGCAGATTGTGAATGGATTTGGATTAGCGATTGTGATTCCTTCACTCCAATCGTTTATAGCTGATACTTATAGTGATAAGGTGAGGGGGACTGGGTTTGGGCTGTTGAACCTTGTCGGAAAGGTGGGTGGCATCGGTGGTGGTGCGGTGGCTATGATTATGGCCGGACATGAGTTTTGGGGTGTACCCGGGTGGCGATTTGCATTTCTTATGATCTCTGCGTTAAGTTGTGTAATTGCTTCTCTTGTGTTCATGTTCGTTGTTGATCCTAAAAGACTAGTTGCTGTTGATCCTGATAG AAACGAACTTTTGGAGGGAAACCGTGATTCTAGATCTTCTTCGGTTTGGATTGAGTCATGGATAGCCATGAAAGGTGTGATGAAAGTGAAAACGTTTCAAATCATCGTGTTGCAGGGTCTTGTTGGTTCAATCCCATGGACAGCCATGGTGTTTTTCACTTTATGGTTCCAACTAATTG gtTTTGATCACCAACAAGTTGCAACACTTTTTAGCCTTTTTGGGGCCGGGTGCTCTCTCGGATCACTCATGGGTGGAATCATAGCGGATCGTTTATCCCAAATTTACCCTCACACGGGTCGAATCATGTGCGCCCAATTCAGTGCAATTATGGGAATCCCGTATACTTTCTTTCTCCTACGTGTAATCCCACAATCAGTCAACAGCTACCAAATTTACGCTATTACCCTTTTCCTTATGGGCCTTACAATAAGTTGGAATGGAACTGCAGCCAATGCACCAATGTTCGCCGAAGTGGTCCCCGCCAAACATCGTACCATGATCTACGCGTTTGATCGGGCCTTTGAAGGGTCATTTTCGTCATTTGCTGCACCTATTGTTGGGATTTTAGCAGAAAGGATTTACGGGTATGACCCGAAATCCGTGGACCCGGTCGCAGGGTCCACGAGAGAAGCGTTAGCGCTGTCGAAAGCGCTTTTTTCGATGATGGCAGTTCCGTTTGGAATGTGTAGTTTGTTTTACACCCCGTTGTATCGGTTTTTTAGGCTTGATCGTGATAATGTGCGAATGGCTattcaaaaagaagaagaaatgatTTGA